Proteins encoded within one genomic window of Saccopteryx leptura isolate mSacLep1 unplaced genomic scaffold, mSacLep1_pri_phased_curated manual_scaffold_18, whole genome shotgun sequence:
- the LOC136386885 gene encoding autotransporter adhesin BpaC-like, protein MSTSLLGVTGRAYDVSTSLLGATGRVYDVSTSLLGVTGWAYDVSTSLLGATGQVYVSTSLLGVTGQAYDVSTSFLGVTGRVYDVSTSFLGGHRTSLRGVTRRAYDVSTSFLGVTGRAYDMSTSLLGVTGQAYDVSTSFLGVTGRVYDVSTSFLGGHRTSLRGVTGQAYDMSTSLLGVAGQAYDMSTSLLGVAGQAYDVSTSLLGVAGRAYDVSTSLLGVTGRTSALRDSSNGPRSTLSRTRSDQTPRRQGDRRITADPGREARVHQDASGLCAHGSRNTLAETACRPVAAPARQADVTQGRRAEQTDSVEPRTRSTTGTEHHGHGAPGTRSTRGTGHQGHGAPGTRGTRDTEHHGHGAPGTRSTRDTGHQGHGAPGTRSTRDTGHQGHGAPRARGTRDAEHQGHGAPGTRGTRDAGHHGHGAPGMRSTRDMEHHGRGAPRTRGTRDGEHHGHGAPQATEHHGHGAPQTQSTTGTEHHRHGAPGTRSTTDTEHQGHRAPRARSTRDTEHHGHGAPQARSTSDTEHQGRGAPRTRSTRDAEHHGHGAPRARSTRDTEHHGRGAPGTRSTMNMEHHRHGAPVTRSTTDAEHHGRGAPRTRSTTDTEHHGHGAPGTWSTRDTEHHGHGAPGTRSTTGTEHHGHGAPGTWSTRDTEHQGHGAPRARSTTDTEHHRHGAPGTRSTTDVEHQGRGAPGTRSTRDTEHHRHGAPGTRSTTDAEHHGHGAPGTRSTTDAEHQGRGAPGARSTTDSEHHGDGAPGTRSTTDAEHQGRGAPETRSTRDAEHQGRGAPGTRSNRDSSELFLRGGPEHCRVLSPILRAPSHSPKAESRHRQTPLDAGRKTAPNDGEFPELSLENTAPGPFSLPWKRISDIPGVETLPAKVSQSPGEEANFLRLGNAAAGHHSTARRRAATGSRAGRPAPGDEWGSPPPRGSPRRLTLAHNPRGGRQRGPGGQVQRLPKLTGRLPLPKTKEPPPDSARAPRAGTSENGHTRVLFGLQGARRTPARARRTVGDLPLQSPGDGWSRRAPRAAGQAPPAREVCTPSPRRPPARPPAGPRALTSPRAGQLVGRRRARAGLSRGRGRPGAPEQPRAAPGPPPPRRRRRHRVPRGAGAGKFRCRMAAEGAAAAAAAGRGLWRLLAPERRVGGGGGGGSSGGGGRDSGRDRHGH, encoded by the exons ATGTCCACCTCACTCCTAGGGGTCACAGGACGAGCCTACGATGTGTCCACCTCACTCCTAGGGGCCACAGGACGAGTCTATGATGTGTCCACCTCACTCCTAGGGGTCACAGGATGGGCCTATGACGTGTCCACCTCACTCCTAGGGGCCACAGGACAAGTCTACGTGTCCACCTCACTCCTAGGGGTCACAGGACAAGCCTACGACGTGTCCACCTCATTCCTAGGGGTCACAGGACGAGTCTATGACGTGTCCACCTCATTCCTAGGGGGTCACAGGACAAGCTTACGAG GGGTCACACGACGAGCCTACGACGTGTCCACCTCATTCCTAGGGGTCACAGGACGAGCCTACGACATGTCCACCTCACTCCTAGGGGTCACAGGACAAGCCTACGACGTGTCCACCTCATTCCTAGGGGTCACAGGACGAGTCTATGACGTGTCCACCTCATTCCTAGGGGGTCACAGGACAAGCTTACGAG GGGTCACAGGACAAGCTTACGACATGTCCACCTCACTCCTAGGGGTCGCAGGACAAGCCTACGACATGTCCACCTCACTCCTAGGGGTCGCAGGACAAGCCTACGATGTGTCCACCTCACTCCTAGGGGTCGCAGGACGAGCCTACGACGTGTCCACCTCACTCCTAGGGGTCACAGGACGG ACCTCTGCACTACGTGACTCCAGCAACGGGCCCCGCTCCACGCTGTCACGCACCCGCTCGGATCAGACGCCAAGACGACAGGGTGACCGGAGGATTACAGCTGACCCG GGCCGAGAGGCGAGAGTGCATCAGGACGCGTCTGGTCTCTGCGCACATGGCAGCCGGAACACCCTCGCCGAGACAGCGTGCCGACCTGTGGCCGCCCCGGCAAGACAGGCG GATGTGACCCAGGGCAGGAGGGCAGAGCAGACAGACAGTGTGGAACCACGGACGCGGAGTACCACGGGCACGGAGCACCACGGGCACGGGGCACCAGGGACGCGGAGCACCAGGGGCACGGGGCACCAGGGACACGGAGCACCAGGGACACGGGGCACCAGGGACACGGAGCACCACGGGCACGGGGCACCAGGGACGCGGAGCACCAGGGACACGGGGCACCAGGGACACGGAGCACCAGGGACGCGGAGCACCAGGGACACGGGGCACCAGGGACACGGAGCACCACGGGCACGGGGCACCAGGGACGCGGAGCACCAGGGGCACGGGGCACCAGGGACGCGGGGCACCAGGGACGCGGGGCATCACGGACACGGAGCACCAGGGATGCGGAGCACCAGGGACATGGAGCACCACGGACGCGGAGCACCAAGGACACGGGGCACCAGGGACGGGGAGCACCACGGACACGGAGCACCACAGGCAACGGAGCACCACGGACACGGAGCACCACAGACACAAAGCACCACAGGCACGGAGCACCACAGGCACGGAGCACCAGGGACACGGAGCACCACGGACACGGAGCACCAGGGACACAGAGCACCACGGGCACGGAGCACCAGGGACACGGAGCACCACGGACACGGAGCACCACAGGCACGGAGCACCAGTGACACGGAGCACCAGGGACGCGGAGCACCACGGACGCGGAGCACCAGGGACGCGGAGCACCACGGGCACGGAGCACCACGGGCACGGAGCACCAGGGACACGGAGCACCACGGACGTGGAGCACCAGGGACGCGGAGCACCATGAACATGGAGCACCACAGGCACGGAGCACCAGTGACACGGAGCACCACGGACGCAGAGCACCACGGACGCGGAGCACCACGGACACGGAGCACCACGGACACGGAGCACCACGGACACGGAGCACCCGGGACGTGGAGCACCAGGGACACGGAGCACCACGGACACGGAGCACCAGGGACACGGAGCACCACGGGCACGGAGCACCACGGACACGGAGCACCCGGGACGTGGAGCACCAGGGACACGGAGCACCAGGGACACGGAGCACCACGGGCACGGAGCACCACGGACACGGAGCACCACAGGCACGGAGCACCAGGGACACGGAGCACCACGGACGTGGAGCACCAGGGACGTGGAGCACCAGGGACGCGGAGCACCAGGGACACGGAGCACCACAGGCACGGAGCACCAGGGACGCGGAGCACCACGGACGCGGAGCACCACGGACACGGAGCACCAGGGACGCGGAGCACCACGGACGCGGAGCACCAGGGACGCGGAGCACCAGGGGCACGGAGCACCACGGACTCGGAGCACCACGGGGACGGAGCACCAGGGACACGGAGCACCACGGACGCGGAGCACCAGGGACGCGGAGCACCAGAGACACGGAGCACCAGGGACGCGGAGCACCAGGGACGCGGAGCACCAGGGACGCGGAGCAACAGAGACAGCTCTGAGCTGTTCCTGA GGGGTGGCCCCGAACACTGCAGGGTGCTGAGCCCCATCCTCAgagccccctcccactcccccaaaGCTGAGTCCAGACATCGCCAAACGCCCCTGGACGCAGGACGCAAAACTGCCCCCAACGATGGCGAATTTCCGGAGCTCAGCCTGGAAAATACGGCCCCG GGACCCTTTTCCCTGCCCTGGAAGAGAATCTCAGACATCCCAGGTGTTGAGACACTTCCGGCCAAAGTCAGCCAGAGTCCCGGAGAGGAAGCCAAC TTTCTGCGCCTCGGAAACGCAGCAGCCGGGCACCACTCCACCGCGCGCCGCCGCGCAGCCACTGGGTCCCGGGCGGGCCGGCCGGCGCCCGGGGATGAAtggggctcccctcccccacgggGGAGCCCGCGGCGCCTCACATTGGCCCACAACCCCAGGGGCGGCAGACAAAGGGGGCCGGGGGGACAGGTCCAGCGCCTCCCCAAACTTACCGGACGCCTCCCCCTACCCAAAACAAAGGAGCCCCCGCCAGACTCCGCCCGCGCCCCACGCGCCGGCACTTCGGAGAACGGCCACACCAGGGTATTGTTCGGCCTGCAGGGAGCGCGCCGCACCCCAGCCCGAGCCCGTAGGACAGTTGGGGACCTGCCCCTCCAGAGCCCCGGCGACGGGTGGAGCAGACGGGCGCCCCGAGCCGCCGGCCAGGCCCCCCCAGCCCGAGAAGTTTGCACCCCCTCCCcgcgccgcccgcccgcccgcccgcctgccGGGCCCCGCGCACTCACCTCGCCGCGGGCAGGGCAACTTGTGGGGCGCCGCCGCGCCCGAGCCGGGCTGAGCCGCGGCCGAGGAAGGCCCGGCGCCCCGGAGCAGCCGCGCGCCGCCCCCgggccgcccccgccccgccgccgccgccgccaccgagTCCCGAGAGGCGCGGGCGCTGGAAAGTTTCGGTGCCGAATGGCGGCCGAGGgcgctgcggcggcggcggcggcggggcggggGCTCTGGCGGCTCCTCGCTCCCGAGcggagagtggggggagggggcggcggcggcagcagcggcggcggAGGGCGGGACAGCGGGAGGGACCGGCACGGGCACTGA